The nucleotide window TCTCGGATCCGTGACTTAGCGGAACTGAACTCACTAAATGTCGCAGCCGAGTACTCTCCTTTGCCCGTTCTATAAAACACATCATCGGGAAGATCCTGCGGCCATGTTCGGTAAAGCAGGGGCTTGATGGTGCGTGCTAAGAATCGATCTTCGATCCGAAGGCGCATGGCTTGGGAAACAACTTTTGTGGATAGGAACAATGAGGCGAATGTGCGGCGGGTCTGCATGTTCATCATATTTAAACTCCGCAATAAACGGATGTGCGCAATGACGTCTTCGATGATGCGATGCTGCGACCTATCTGTAGCGTAAGGCTCCGAGAACTTGCTGCTTAGTAGTTGGGCGACTCGATTGAGAACTGGACTAAGGGCATCGGCGTAAAATGATGGAACAGTCACAGCAGGTATCCAATTTGAGTCATATTTCTCATGGACAGAGTAGTCCATGGGAAGGGGGTTTATGCCTCCTGTGAGCTCATCATAGAATGCACTCTCACTACGAACCGCAGACATAAAGTGTAGTACGGGAAATCGATTGGCCTTTGCGTATCCTAGGGTATTGCGGAGAAGCTGGGGGAACGGTGAGAGCGGGCTGCGATAGTACGACCAGGCCATTGCGGAATTTGGTCCAAATAGCTCGTCGCCACCGTGGCCATTCAGGTGGATAGCTGAGCCAAATTGTTCGCTCATGCTAGCGAGATTAGGGGCGAGGGTTACATAACGGAAGGACTCATCAAACCCGAACTCTAGTCTCGAACTGATTGTTCCCGGCGGTTTTCGCAATACGGTCGAGTTTGATAAGTAGTCAACGGTCTTGTGGTCGCTCTTGATGATATCGGCGACGTGGCGTGCCCATTGCGCGTCGCCGATATTGGCTGCGCCGTTATCTAAAAACACGGTTTGCAGGTGATCTGTGTGTTGCGCCATCATTGCGGCTGTATACGATGAGTCCAAGCCGCCGGAAAGATTGCAAGAAATGTGCGAATGAGTGTTGCTGAAGGCGTCTGCTCGCTCTGAAACGTGGCAGGCAAATCCTTCCGCCAGATCATCTAGTGGAAGGTTTGCTTGGGGCATGGTGGCCTTGTATTTAAAACGGAGAGGCTTGTGTGTCTCCCCGTAGGCCTCGTAACCTGGGGGCAGGCAGAGTAGATCCTGCCATATTGTGTACGTATCAAAGGGGAATGTTTGATTTAGGCCTGCGAGGAAAATCGCGCAGTATTCTCGCGACGGCTGCCCAATTGCACTACCGGCCTGTTTGAGGTCGAACCAGATTCGTACCGCCTTGCTAGAATCTGTCTTGTTTTCTGTGTAATACATTGGATAGCAGCCAAAGCGATCGGCTTGGGCGACCCACGTTCCATCTGCCCGCACTAAAAGTGCCGTTGCTTCTTGACTATCAGGATGCCTGCGTAAACTTGCCCAGTCTTTACAGGTCGTAGCATGTTCGCCAAGAGTGCTTTCACTGTGTGCAAGGATGTACCAGGAGTGAGTGGAACCTGTGACAATCTGCAGGCAATGATTCGACTCCAGATACGGAATCTTGTAGACTCTGGGCCTGTCTGGGTGAAATTGGTTTCATGGGGGTAGGTATACTTCGACCGCTTCATTGCCGCAATTACGAGATTCTACCAAAGGTTCCATCTCCAACCGTTTATCATGGTTCGGTGGGAAGGCTTGTTGACGACGTCCCACTAGAGAGTACGTGCTGCCGCCTGACCCCGAAGGGTACTGCCTCAAGGGTCAGGCGACAGCGGCCGCTATGTGTATGTCTGGATCAGAGCCAGGGCCAGTGGATGACGATCAGAGCGGAGAATCCCAACAGGTCCCGCTCACGAGCTTTGCCAGCGCCGTTGGTCACGTCCTTGAAGTTGCCGATGGTGGTGATAGTAGGCTTGCAGTACATGTTCGTCTCCTCGCGTATCAATTGACACGCCGGTTGTGACACGAGTGCCATGTCACGGTTCGACCCTAATTCCGTGGAGCACAGGTTAACAACCTCCTTTTGTAGGGTTGAACCTGGCCGTTATTCGTGCTAGGGGCGGCGCCTCAGCCTGCGAAGAGCGTGGTCTCAAAGGAGTAACGGGAGGCGCGGTAGATGTGTGAACCGAACTCGATAGCCCGGCCGACGGCGTCGTAAGCGGTGCGTTGAGCGGTTAACAGGGCGGCCCTGCGGTGTTCAGAAAGAGCCGCCGCCTCCTTCTTGGTGGCGTTGCGGGCGCCAATGACCTGCTTGGCGGTGTGTGGCACAATGTCGCGCTCACGCAGCAGGTCGTAAAGGCCTTTCTCAGTCAGCTCGGCCTCGGTGGGTGCCAGGTCTGCTGGCAGCAGGTTCCGCATGAGGGCGATCGGTTCGCCGTCGGCCAGGCGTAGGCGTTCCAAGGCCACGATCGCGGCGCCGACGTCGGTCTCCAGCTGGGCGGCCTCCTCCTCCGTGGCGGGACGCTGCTCGTAGGAGAGGATCTGGGTGGCCACCTTGTGGCCTGCGGTGGTCAGGTCAGACAGGAGGCTGGACAGCTGCATAGGCCGGTGCACGTGCGGGGAGGTCACCACGGTGCCAGCCCCGCGGCGACGCGAGACCAGGCCGCGGTCTGCTAGTGACTGCAAGGCCTGGCGGGTGGTGGGGCGGGAGACCTTTAGGCGTCGCGCCATGGACACCTCATCCTCCATGCGGGTACCTGGCGGGAGCGTACCGTCCAGGATCAGCTGTGCCAGGGGCATGGAGATCTGTAGGTGCAGGGGGGTAGGGGAGCTACGGTCGATCGTCACGTCAGGCTGGAACGGATGCAGTTCCTCGGGGTGGCCCTGTGGGGCTAGGGAGGTGCTTGGCATGGCGCGGCTCCTACTCGTGCTTTTGACGCATCATAGGCTGCCTGAGCAGCTGCAAGTTAGGGTCAGTAGCTTGGCCGTGTGCGGTGCACCCAGTGGGTCGCTAAGACGGCGGGGCTGGCTATCCTTGCAGGATATATCTCCCTCGTATCTGCCTGTATTTGCCCCGCGTCTCCCCTGCATCCCCTGCACCTCCCTCAGAATATGTTCTGACATTAGGTTGACGGTTATGCGGCACTGAGGCACGCTTGGCCTATGAGGGGCGCCACGCCTCGCCTCGCCGCCCGGCACGCTACCCGCCCCAATGACGTGGAAGGGACCAGATGAGCAACCTCATGCAACAACTGGATGTCCTGACGATTGGACGCTGCGGGATCGACGTCTACCCCCTACAGACCGGAGTGGGCCTAGAGGACGTGGAGACCTTTGGCAAGTTCCTGGGCGGCAGCCCCACCAACGTGGCCGTGGCCGCCACTAGGTACCGCCACCGCGCCGCCGTCGTCACCGGCGTGGGGGAGGATCCCTTCGGGCGCTTTGTGCGCACCGAGATGCGCCAGCTCGGTGTCTACGACGACTATGTGGTCACCAAACCAGAGTTCTCCACCCCCGTCACCTTCTGCGAGATCTTCCCGCCAGACAACTTTCCCCTGTACTTCTACCGTGAGCCCTCCGCCCCAGACCTGGAACTCACCTCCGAGAACCTGCCGCTAGACGCCGTACGTGGCGCCCGCATCTTCTGGATCTCTGCCACCGGGCTTAGCAAGGAGCCCTCCCGGGCCACCCACCACCTGGCCCTGGACGTCCGCGCCCGCAAGCAGTACACGATCATGGACCTGGACTACCGCGCCAACTTCTGGGGCTCCGAGGCTGAGGCCCACCAGTGCGTCAGCGCCGCCTTGCCCAAGGTCAATGTGGCCATCGGCAACCGTGAAGAGTGCCGCATCGCCGTCGGAGAGGCAGACCCTGAACGCGCAGCCGACGCCCTGCTGGAAGCTGGCGTGGAGCTGGCGGTAGTCAAACAAGGCATGGAGGGCACGCTGGCCAAGACCCGCACCGAACGCATCGCCATGCCCGTCACCCCGGCTGAGACCCTCAATGGCTTGGGAGCGGGAGACGCCTTCGGTGGCGCCATCTGCCACGGACTCCTCTCCGGCTGGTCCCTGGAAAAGACCATCTACGCCGCCTCTACCGCCGGGGCCATCGTGGCCTCCCGCTTGGAGTGCTCCACCGCCATGCCCACCGAGCCCGAGCTGCTCGCCGAGATGCGCAGATTCCGCGAGCAGTGCGCCCCCAGTGTCAAGGGCCTGTGATGGCCACCGAGTCCCTGAACCTGACCGAGCAACTCTGCCTGATCCGCGCCCATGAGCCAGAGCGGGTGGCCCAGGCCCTGGCGGAGCGCCCCCTGGGGCCACCAGTGACCGAGTTGGACCGCCTGCTGGTGATCGCCTGCGACCACCCCGCCCGTGGTGCCCTGGTTGCTGGCGGCTCCCCCCTGGCCATGGGTGCCCGTGAGGAGCTGCTGCGCCGCTGCGTGACAGCCCTGTCGCGTCCCGGTGTCAACGGTTTCCTGGGCGCCGCAGACCTGGTGGAGGACCTGACCCTGCTCGGCGCCCTGGACGGCAAGGTCGTGTTCGGCTCCATGAACCGGGGTGGGCTGGCTGGAGCCTCCTTCGAACTGGACGACCGCATGACCGGCTATGACGCCGCAGGCGTGTACGCCTCCCGCCTGGACGGCGGCAAGATGCTGCTGCGCCTGGGCTACGACGACCCACGCACCGCCGACACCCTCCAGTCCTGCGCCCAGGCGGTTGACGCGCTGGCCGAGCGGGGGCTGATCGCCATGGTGGAGCCTTTCGTGTCCCGGCACTGGGAGGGCCGGGTCGTCAATGACCTCAGCCCTGACGCCGTCATCACCTCCATCTGTGTGGCCTCCGGCCTGGGACGCACCAGCGCCTACACCTGGCTGAAGATCCCGCTGGTTGAGGAGATGGAGCGGGTAGTGGGGGCCTCCACGCTACCCACCCTGGTGTTGGGGGGTGCTGTGCGTGCCGACGCCGACGCCGCCAGACAGGACTGGTCCAGGGCCCTGGCCCTGCCCAGTGTTCGGGGGCTGGTGATCGGCCGCTCCCTGCTGTTCCCACCCGACGACGACGTCGCCGGGGCTGTAGACAAGACCGTAGGACTGCTCTCATGACACTGCCATCACATGTACGCGCCGGCAGCACCGGCCACGCCGCCCTCACCGTAGACATCACCCCCGCCCAGGCAGACTGGTCCTACAGCGGCCTACGCGTGGCCGTGCTGAAGCCCAACCAGCCCCTCACCTTGGAATCGGGGGACTCCGAGCTGCTGGTGTTGCCCCTAGCTGGGGCCTGCACCGTGGAGGTGGGCGGCCAGGTCTATGAGATCGCCGGGCGCGAGAGCGTCTTCAAGCAGATCAGCGACTACCTGTATGTACCCCGCTCGGCCACCTTCACCATCACCTCCGCCGCCGGGGGGCGCTTCGCTCTGCCTGCAGCTGTGGCCGAGCGCGACCTACCGGTTAAGTACTTCCCCCGCGAACAGGTGGGTGTGACCATCCGCGGCGCTGGGGACTGCTCCCGGCAGGTGAATAACTACGCCCTGAACAACGACGTCCTCACCTCCCGCCTGCTGGTCACCGAGGTGCTCACGCCCGGCGGCAACTGGTCCTCCTACCCCGCCCACAAGCACGAGGAGAAGACAGACACTGAGCGCGAGCTGGAGGAGATCTACTACTTCGAGATCGCCCCATCCCCGGAGGGCGGGCCCGGTTTTGGGCTACACCGCACCTACGCCTCCAGCCCCGAGCGCCCCATCGACGTGTGCGTGGAGGTGCGCGACGGCGACGTCGCCCTAGTGCCCTACGGCTACCACGGTCCCTGCGTGGCCGCCCCCGGCTACGACATGTACTACCTGAACGTCATGGCAGGACCGGAAACCGACCTGGTCTGGCTGGCCCCCGACGACCCCGCCCACCACTGGCTGCGGGCCAGCTGGGAGGGGCAGGAGCCCGACCCCCGCCTACCCATGGCCCACTGAGGCCGCCAGAAAACTACCTAAGGAGAAGCAAACGTGAGCAATGA belongs to Actinomyces trachealis and includes:
- a CDS encoding asparagine synthase C-terminal domain-containing protein produces the protein MYYTENKTDSSKAVRIWFDLKQAGSAIGQPSREYCAIFLAGLNQTFPFDTYTIWQDLLCLPPGYEAYGETHKPLRFKYKATMPQANLPLDDLAEGFACHVSERADAFSNTHSHISCNLSGGLDSSYTAAMMAQHTDHLQTVFLDNGAANIGDAQWARHVADIIKSDHKTVDYLSNSTVLRKPPGTISSRLEFGFDESFRYVTLAPNLASMSEQFGSAIHLNGHGGDELFGPNSAMAWSYYRSPLSPFPQLLRNTLGYAKANRFPVLHFMSAVRSESAFYDELTGGINPLPMDYSVHEKYDSNWIPAVTVPSFYADALSPVLNRVAQLLSSKFSEPYATDRSQHRIIEDVIAHIRLLRSLNMMNMQTRRTFASLFLSTKVVSQAMRLRIEDRFLARTIKPLLYRTWPQDLPDDVFYRTGKGEYSAATFSEFSSAKSRIRDLLSTSSSLAQMELLDSQLVTQAIQGFSADGSGLDALMRAASLESWLSER
- the iolC gene encoding 5-dehydro-2-deoxygluconokinase produces the protein MSNLMQQLDVLTIGRCGIDVYPLQTGVGLEDVETFGKFLGGSPTNVAVAATRYRHRAAVVTGVGEDPFGRFVRTEMRQLGVYDDYVVTKPEFSTPVTFCEIFPPDNFPLYFYREPSAPDLELTSENLPLDAVRGARIFWISATGLSKEPSRATHHLALDVRARKQYTIMDLDYRANFWGSEAEAHQCVSAALPKVNVAIGNREECRIAVGEADPERAADALLEAGVELAVVKQGMEGTLAKTRTERIAMPVTPAETLNGLGAGDAFGGAICHGLLSGWSLEKTIYAASTAGAIVASRLECSTAMPTEPELLAEMRRFREQCAPSVKGL
- a CDS encoding GntR family transcriptional regulator, producing the protein MPSTSLAPQGHPEELHPFQPDVTIDRSSPTPLHLQISMPLAQLILDGTLPPGTRMEDEVSMARRLKVSRPTTRQALQSLADRGLVSRRRGAGTVVTSPHVHRPMQLSSLLSDLTTAGHKVATQILSYEQRPATEEEAAQLETDVGAAIVALERLRLADGEPIALMRNLLPADLAPTEAELTEKGLYDLLRERDIVPHTAKQVIGARNATKKEAAALSEHRRAALLTAQRTAYDAVGRAIEFGSHIYRASRYSFETTLFAG
- a CDS encoding Cgl0159 family (beta/alpha)8-fold protein; the protein is MATESLNLTEQLCLIRAHEPERVAQALAERPLGPPVTELDRLLVIACDHPARGALVAGGSPLAMGAREELLRRCVTALSRPGVNGFLGAADLVEDLTLLGALDGKVVFGSMNRGGLAGASFELDDRMTGYDAAGVYASRLDGGKMLLRLGYDDPRTADTLQSCAQAVDALAERGLIAMVEPFVSRHWEGRVVNDLSPDAVITSICVASGLGRTSAYTWLKIPLVEEMERVVGASTLPTLVLGGAVRADADAARQDWSRALALPSVRGLVIGRSLLFPPDDDVAGAVDKTVGLLS
- the iolB gene encoding 5-deoxy-glucuronate isomerase, with amino-acid sequence MTLPSHVRAGSTGHAALTVDITPAQADWSYSGLRVAVLKPNQPLTLESGDSELLVLPLAGACTVEVGGQVYEIAGRESVFKQISDYLYVPRSATFTITSAAGGRFALPAAVAERDLPVKYFPREQVGVTIRGAGDCSRQVNNYALNNDVLTSRLLVTEVLTPGGNWSSYPAHKHEEKTDTERELEEIYYFEIAPSPEGGPGFGLHRTYASSPERPIDVCVEVRDGDVALVPYGYHGPCVAAPGYDMYYLNVMAGPETDLVWLAPDDPAHHWLRASWEGQEPDPRLPMAH